The DNA region tgagaggcctgtaattttcatcataggtacacgtcaactatgacagacaaaatgagaaaaaaaaatccagaaaatcacattgtaggattttttatgaatttatttgcaaattatggtggaaaataagtatttggtcaataacaaaagtttctcaatactttgttatataccctttgttggcaatgacaaaggtcaaacgttttctgtaagtcttcacaaggttttcacacactgttgctggtattttggcccattcctccatgcagatctcctctagagcagtgatgttttggggctgtcgctgggcaacacagactttcaactccctccaaagattttctatggggttgagatctggagactggctaggccactccaggaccttgaaatgcttcttacgaagccactccttcgttgcccaggcggtgtgtttgggatcattgtcatgctgaaagacccagccacgtttcatcttcaatgctcttgctgatggaaggaggttttcactcaaaatctcacgatacatggccccattcattatttcctttacacggatcagtcatcctggtccctttgcagaaaaacagccccaaagcatgatgtttccacccccatgattcacagtaggtatggtgttctttggatgcaactcagcattctttgtcctccaaacacgacgagttgagtttttaccaaaaagttatattttggtttcatctgaccatatgacattctcccaatcctcttctggatcatccaaatgcactctagcaaacttcagacgggcctggacatgtactggcttaagcagggggccacgtctggcactgcaggatttgagtccctggcggcgtagtgtgttactgatggtaggctttgttactttggtcccagctctctgcaggtcattcactaggtccccccgtgtggttctgggatttttgctcaccgttcttgtgatcattttgaccccacggggtgagatcttgcgtggagcccgagatcgagggagattatcagtggtcttgtatgtcttccatttcctaataattgctcccacagttgatttcttcaaaccaagctgcttacctattgcagattcagtcttcccagcctggtgcaggtctacaattttgtttctggtgtcctttgacagctctttggtcttggccatagtggagtttggagtgtgactgtttgaggttgtggacaggtgtcttttatactgataacaagttaaaacaggtgccattaatacaggtaacgagtggaggacagaggagcctcttaaagaagaagttacaggtctgtgagagccagaaatcttgcttgtttgtaggtgaccaaatacttattttccaccataatttgcaaataaattcattaaaaatcctacaatgtgatttcctgaaaaaaaaatagttgacgtgtacctattatgaaaattacaggccgctctcatctttttaagtgggagaacttgcacaattggtggctgactaaatactttttccccccactgtatatacaaaagtatgtggacaccccttcaaatgagtggattctgctatttcagccacacccgttgctgacaggtgtttaaaatcgagcacacagccatgcaatctccatagacaaacattggcagtagaatggtccgtactgaagagctcagtgactttcaacgtggcacagtcattggatgccacctttccaacaagtcagttcgtcaaatttctgccctgctagagctgccccggtaaactgtaagtgctgttattatgaagtggaaacatctaggagcaacaacggctcagccgcgaagtggtaggccacacaagctcacagaacgggaccgccgccactgcctctggaagcaacgtcagcacaagaactgttcgtcgggagcttcatgaaatgggtttccatggccgagcagccgagCAGCCTaaaagtgtcggctggagtggtgtaaagctcgccgccattggactctggagcagtggaaacgcgttctctggagtgatgaatcacacttcatcatctggcagtccgacagacaaatctgggtttggcggatgccaggagaacacgacctgccccaatgcatagtgccaactgtaaagtttggtggaggagaaataatggtctggggctgtttttcatggttcgggctaggccccttagttccagtgaagggaaatcttaatgctacaccatacaatgacattctagacgattctgtgcttccaactttttggcaacagtttggggaaggccctttcctgtttcagcatgacaatgcccccgtgcacaaattgaggtccatacagaaatggtttgtcgagatcggtgtggaagaacttgactggcctacacagagccctgacctcaaccccatcgaacacctttgggatgaataggaacgccgactgcgagccaggcctaatcgcccaacatcagtgcccgacctcactaatgctcttgtggctgaatggaagcaagtccccgcagcaatgttccaacatctagcagaaagccttcccagaagagtggaagctgttatagcagaaaaggggggaccaactccatattaatgcccatgatgttggaatgagatgtttgatgagcaggtgtccacatactgttggtcatgtagtgtgtatatattaTTCACTTAACCATGGTTAAAGATATATTAAATGTCTGATtttctaccaatcactgcccttctttatgaggctttctaaaagctccctggtctttgtagttgaatctgtgctttaaattcaatacttgactgagggaccttacagatgttgtatgtatgggggacagaggaagggttagtcattcagaaatcatgtcaTGCCCCTATTATTTCAGAGTGAGTCCATAtaacttatgtgatttgttaagccacattttactcctgaacacaTTAAGGCTAAACAAAGGGGCAGAATACTTAATATTgattgttattatttatttatacttACTAAATACAtctgcaacgactatattttagttataaaaaatgttttaatttgtaaaaataaaagatacttttatttttactttgacattatggagtattgtgtgtagatcaattacaaaaatacatctagttcaatcccactttgtaacgcaacaaaatgtggaaaaaaataaacagggtgtagactttctataggcacttgATCTAAAGGAGAGATTCAAGACAGGCTACAGTGTAGCGATAGCACAGTCAGTGATCCCTGTCCTTATCAGAGGTCACATGTCCATCTGGGACCTATCCCGTATCTAGTTCTTACCTGTCTCTGTGGAGCTGCTGCCTCCGTTCCCCAGCCCCTTTCCACTGCTAGGTCCCCCAGGGCTGGGTAGAGCTGTCTTAGGAGAGGACGTCCACCCTGGAGACGCCACCATGGCTGGAGACTTCAGACGTCCAGGGGAGCCCGAGGGGGAGCGCAGCCCCAGGGAGGGGCCCATCACCTGGGGAGACTtcatggaggaagaggagggggtcccGGCCCCAGAGGCAGGAGGTAGGGGGTGTTGCTGGCTCTGAGAACCCCCAGCGGAGGATATCTGAGAGGGGGACTTAAGGCCTGCGGTGGAGGGTGAGCTCATGAGGGGCGACGGCTCCTGGATGAGGGACGGAGACTTGAGCTGGTGAGGGGGAGGGTGCATCGCCGGGGAGACCATGCTGGGGTTCACGTTGATGGACAGGTCCGAAGGGTGGTGAGGGCCTAGGTCCGCGCACCGGggtccccccccaccaccaccgccCCCCATGGGCATGTGGCTGAGGCGAGACGTACCCCCCATGTGAGGCCCCCCACCATGCTGGTCAGGCAATCCGAACATGTCAACCCCGGGCCCCTGGAGGTAACCCCCCTCGCCTCCTCCCGGTCCCCCAGGGAAGGGCCCCTGATTGGGGAACTGGAGCGGGCCGTCAGGTCCCTGGATCATCACTTTATTCCCTCCACGTCCACCACCATTCTGGGCGGCTCGGATCCGAGCGATGTCCTCCTGGCTAAGCAAGTCCCCTAgtggccctcctcctcctcttcctcctcttcctcctcctctcagctTCTGCAGCATCATCTGCTGCTGTTGGTTCATCTGCTGGTTCATCATGTTAACATTCATGTTCATGTTCATCCCCCCGGGGCCGAGAGAGGAGTCTACTAGATCTCTCATCTGGGGACCCCCTCCTCCTACACCCCCGCCCGGGGACCCCATAATCTCCCTGGACCCTAGGAAGTCCATGGGGTCCTCCCTCGATCCCGGCCCTCGGCCCATCCCCTGGTTGGGGAACCCCCCTGGCCCCTCCATCATCCTGGGGCCCCCcataccctgttgttgttgttgggctaTCCTCTCCAGCTCCAGGTGGTGGAGCCCCTGCAGCTGCCTCTTCTCCATGATGCGGAACATATCTTCCCGGGTCAGCAGGCGCTCAGGGTCACCCTGCATGTGTTGGGGGGGTCCCCCACCTGGCCCCCCATGGTAGAACGGCCCCCTGCCACCACCCATCATGTTGGGGGGCAGGTCTTCTATCCACATGCCTGGCCTGGGGGCCCGTTGGGGGCTGAGACCCTCAATGGATAACACCCCTCCAGGACTGCCTGGGAACCCCCCTCCTCCAGGGGGACCCCTCTGCATCTGGCCCAGGAACCGTGGACCCCGGGGCCCCTCGTGGTGCATGTCTATCATCCGAGGGTTACCCGGCCCCATCCCTCCCGGTCCCATCCCAGCTGGCCCCCACTGCTGCTCCCCAGGCTTGCTGTGGTACGGCGGAGGGGGACCCCTCATCATAATCGGGGGCCCCCCCTGCCCCATGCTCATCTCCTGCATCATTCTGAAgtgctgtgggtgtgtgtgagggttGGGCTGAATCTCCTGTTGCCTTCTCTTCTCCTGGTAATATTCCTCCTGCAGCTGTCTCCAGGCGACCTGCTCCGGGGTCAGACCGTCAGGACCCAAGAGGGGCCCCATGTCCAGGCCCCCAGGGGAGTGGTGGGGGGGCAGGCTGTGGGGGTGGGGACCCCCCATGGGAGAGTCGTCCATCCCCCCTGGCCCCCCCAGCTGCTGCGTCTGGGAGATGATGGACCTGAGAGGCTCCTCGTACCTCTTCATCTGGCCCATAGGGGGAAGCAACAAGCTGTTCCCACCAGTATTATTACCGTTACCGCTATTCTCCCCGTCCTCCATCGGACCGCCGCCACTACCCTCAGTGTTGATGTTGTTTACATTGTTGGGGTTGTTGTTGGGGCCTGGTGGCTCTACGGCGCCCCCTGCTGTCCCGGAGCGGAGCAGAAGCCTCTCGATGTCCCTGAGGGTCTGTAGAGACCTCTCTCTGTGCTCCAGCTGTTCTTTAGACAGACCCCCGTCTCCCCCGTTACCCCCCGGACCACCCCCGCCCCGCACCCCCACATCGACCTGCAGGTGGGCTGAGAGCACCGAGGGGCTACCTGACGGAGACACCCCCGCACTGGGGTGAGGCAGCACCCCTTTCCCCTCCCCCCCACGACCTCCACCCCCGGGGCCTGGGCCTGGTCCACAGGGTGTAGGCGCAACAGCGCTCCCTGGCTGGTGGGAGGGGGTACTGCTACTGTTATTGGAGACTCCAGGACCCCCCAGTCTGGTCTGGGGGGGCTCAGAGTCGGGGTGTCCCGTTGAAGAGGGGGTCCTGCTTCCCGCAGCCTGGAGGTGGCACCCTACCACAGAGGCCGGTCTGGGGGTGCCGCTCTGGGACTTGGGGGTGCCCATGGGAGGGGTGCTGCTGGAGCTCAGCTGCCCTGACAGACTGGGATGTTTCCCTGATGGGGCGCActgtgggagaggagagacgggggagagaggagagacggggggagagacgggggggagaggagagacaggggagaggagagacagggggagaggagagacagggggagaggagagacagggggagaggagagacagggggagaggagagacgggggagagaggagacagggggagaggagagacaggggggagaggagagacaggggagaggagagacagggggagaggagagacggggggagaggagagacgggggagaggagagacggggggagaggagagacggggggagaggagagacaggggagaggagagacagggggagaggagagacagggggagaggagagacagggggagaggagagacaggggggagaggagagacaggggagaggagagacagggggagaggagagacagggagaggagagacaggggagaggagagacaggggggagaggagagacggggagagaggagagacagggggagaggagagacaggggggagaggagacggggggagaggagagacaggggagaggagagaggggggagaggagagacggggggtagaggagagacaggggagaggagagacaggggggagaggagagacaggggagagaggagagacaggggggagaggagagacgggggagaggagagacagggggggagaggagagacaggggagaggagagacagggggagaggagagacagggggagaggagagacaggggggagaggagagacagggagaggagagacaggggggagaggagagacaggggagaggagagacagggggggagaggagagacgggggagagaggagacaggggggagaggagagacaggggggagaggagagacaggggggagaggagagacggggggagaggagagacgggggggagaggagagacaggggagaggagagacaggggagaggagagacgggggggagaggagagacgggggtagaggagagacagggagatgagagacaggggaagaggagagacaggggggagaggagagacagggagaggagagacggggggggagaggagagacaggggagaggagagacaggggggagatgagagacgggggagaggagagacagggggggagaggagagacggggggagaggagagacggggggaggagagacagggggagaggagagacagggggagaggagagacaggggagaggagagacggggggagaggagagacggggggagaggagagacagggagaggagagacagggggagaggagagacagggagaggagagacagggggagaggagagacaggggagaggagagacaggggggagatgAGAGACGGGGGAGATGAGAGACGGGGgggagagacggggggagaggagagacagggggagaggagagacaggagaggagagacaggggggaggagagacaggggggagaggagagacgggggagaggagagacagggggagatgagagacggggggaggagacacggggggagaggagagacaggggagaggagagacaggggggagatgagagacgggggagaggagagacagggggagaggagagacggggggagaggagagacagggggggagatgagagacggggggaggagagacagggggggagatgagagacgggggagaggagagacggagggggagaggagagatgggggagaggagagacagggggagatgagagatggggggagaggagagacaggggggagatgAGAGACGGGGGGAGGAGAGACGGGGATGGAGatgagagacggggagaggagagacaggggagaggagagacaggggagatgagacgggggaggagagacgggggggagaggagagacagggggagaggagagacaggggagaggagagacaggggggagatgagagacggggggaggagagacggggggaggagagacgggggagaggagagacagggggagaggagagacggggagaggagagagggggagaggagagacagggggagaggagagacgggggagaggagagacagggggagatgagagacgggggggaggagagacgggggggagaggagagacggggggagaggagagacagggggagacgaGACACACAGAACTATTACAGGTTGTTAATAAAGCCTTCtcataatacattttaaaaggttGAGAAATGCTTATGCCAAGTAATAAAGCATTCTACCGTTACTGAAACGTGTATACTCATGGAGATTTTTAAGCAAAGCATTGCATATCTAAAGCAAAACACTTCAACAGCTTGTAGTTTCTACTAGAAACAGGAACAAAGACAAGTACGTGGACAGAAATAGATAAACACTTTCTAGAACACCTGTAGTTTCACACATTCCCTTCCCACTAGTCATATATCACCCTGTCATATATCACCCTGTCATATATcaccctgtgtctgtgtgtgtgtgtgtgtgtgtgtgtgtgtgtgtgtgtctgtgtgtgtgtgtgtctgtgtgtgtctgtgtgtgtgtgtgtgtctgtgtgtgtgtgtgtctgtgtgtgtctgtgtgtgtgtgtgtctgtgtgtgtgtgtgtgtgtgtctgtgtctgtgtttgtgtgtgtctgtgtgtgtgtctgtgtgtgtgtgtctgtgtgtgtgtgtgtgtctgtgtgtgtctgtgtgtgtgtgtgtgtatctgtgtctgtgtctgtgtgtgtgtgtgtgtatctgtgtctgtgtgtctgtgtgtgtgtgtctgtgtgtgtctgtgtgtgtgtgtctgtgtgtgtgtgtgtgtgtctgtgtgtgtctgtgtgtgtgtctgtgtgtgtgtgtgtgtctgtgtgtgtgtgtctgtgtgtctgtgtgtgtgtgtctgtgtgtgtgtgtgtgtgtctgtgtgtctgtgtgtgtgtgtctgtgtgtgtctgtgtgtgtgtgtgtctgtgtgtgtgtgtgtgtgtgtgtatctgtgtctgtgtgcgtctCTCATTAAACGACAACAAACTCTTcgttgaagaatccctactgttgaccaatcatcGTCGAAGGTGCGTAGACTTTGGCTTgtctcagaatttttttttggtGAACACATAGCCGAAAAAACCTTGCCGAAGaccaaaatgtcatcataatatatgcacaacctaataaaaaaaactgtttgtGATGGGAAGCATGCGAacgccctctgtgtgtgtgtgtgtgtgtgtgtggctgacctGCTCCAGTTGTTTGGTGCGTGGGACATTCTGCTGGTGGAACAGGAGAATAGAGTCTGAGTGGCCGTGCATCACTGATTCAGCagcactgagagacagacagacagaccagataATACAGGGTTAATACTAGCTGCTAGACCCACAGTGCTGTTGCTGCTTCTCTCTATAACAGCCAAATGCAAAAGGGGATACTTCAACTGGGTTAggggtactacttcacctgggttaggggtattacttcacctgggttagggttactacttcacctgggttaggggtactacttcacctgggttaggggtactacttcacctgggttaggggtattacttcacctgggttaggggtactacttcacctgggttaggggtactacttcacctgggttaggggtattacatcacctgggttaggggtattacatcacctgggttagggttactacttcacctgggttaggggtactacttcacctgggttaggggtactacatcacctgggttagggttactacttcacctgggttaggggtattacttcacctgggttagagttactacttcacctgggttaggggtactacttcacctgggttaggggtactacatcacctgggttagggttactacttcacctgggttagggttactacttcacctgggttaggggtactacatcacctgggttagggttactacttcacctgggttaggggtactacatcacctgggttagggttactacttcacctgggttaggggtattacttcacctgggttagggttactacttcacctgggttaggggtaatacatcacctgggttagggttactacttcacctgggttagggtattacttcacctgggttagggttactacttcacctgggttaggggtaatacatcacctgggttagggttactacttcacctgggttaggggtattacttcacctgggttagggttactacttcacctgggttaggggtactacttcacctgggttaggggtactacatcacctgggttagggttactacttcacctgggttagggttactacttcacctgggttaggggtactacatcacctgggttagggttactacttcacctgggttagggttactacttcacctgggttaggggtactaCTTCACCTGAGTTAAgggtactacttcacctgggttaggggtactacttcacctgggttaggggtactacttcacctgggttagggttactacttcacctgggttaggggtactacttcacctgggttaggggtactacttcacctgggttaggggtactaCTTCACCTAGGTTAGGGGTATTACTTCACCTGGGTTAAGgttactacttcacctgggttagttttactacttcacctgggttaggggtactacttcacctgggttaggggtattacatcacctgggttaggggtattacatcacctgggttaggggtactacttcacctgggttaggggtactacttcacctgggttaggggtattacatcacctgggttaggggtattacatcacctgggttaggggtactacttcacctgggttaggggtactacttcacctgggttaggggtactacttcacctgggttaggggtattacatcacctgggttaggggtattacatcacctgggttaggggtactacttcacctgggttaggggtactacttcacctgggttagggttactacttcttttgggttaggggtactacttcacctgggttaggggtactacttcacctgggttaggggtactacttcacctgggttaggggtactacttcacctggcttaggggtactacttcacctgggttagggttactacttcacctgggtaagagcgttgtgccagtaaccgaaaggtcgctggttctaatcccagagccgactaggtgaaaaatctgtcgatgtgcccttaagcaaggcacttaaccctaattgctcctgtaagtcgctctggataagagcgtctgctaaatgacgtaaatgtaaatgtacttaacCTGGGTTAGTGATACTACTCACCTGGGTTGAgggtactacttcacctgggttaggggtactacttcacctgggttagttttactacttcacctgggttagttttactacttcacctgggttagggtactacttcacctgggttagtGATACTACTTCACCTAGGTTAGggggtactacttcacctgggttagggtactacttcacctgggttagttttactacttcacctgggttaggggtattacttcacctgggttaaggttactacttcacctgggttaggggtactacttcacctgggttaggggtatTACTTCACCTGGTTAAGGTTACTACTTCCACCTGGGTTAAGgttactacttcacctgggttagggttactacttcacctgggttagggtactacttcacctgggttaaggttactacttcacctgggttaggggtactaCTTCACCTGTGTTAAgggtactacttcacctgggttagggtactacttcacctgggttaggggtactaCTTCATCTCGAGTTAAGGGTACTACTTCACCTGTGTTAAgggtactacttcacctgggttaggggtactacttcacctgggttaggggtactCTTCACCTGAGTTAAgggtactacttcacctgggttaagggtactacttcacctgggttaaGGGTACTACTTCACCTGTGTTAAgggtactacttcacctgggttaggggttactacttcacctgggttagggtACTACTTCACCTGAGTTAAgggtactacttcacctgggttagggtATTACATCACCTGGGTTAGAGGTACTACTTCACCTGAGTTAggggtactacttcacctgggttaggggtactacatcacctgggttagggttactacttcacctgggttaggtattacttcacctgggttaggttactacttcacctgggttagggtACTACATCACCTGAAGTTAGGgttactacttcacctgggttgGGGTAttacttcacctgggttagggttactacttcacctgggttaggggtactacttcacctgggttagggtACTACatcacctgggttaggg from Coregonus clupeaformis isolate EN_2021a unplaced genomic scaffold, ASM2061545v1 scaf0029, whole genome shotgun sequence includes:
- the bcl9l gene encoding B-cell CLL/lymphoma 9-like protein isoform X1, giving the protein MHPDNKLTNHGKQVSSDSQSQLSNVTQQQEGANKGLGAGSQSVMKTKRERSVSVDSGEQRDALEPDAKVEGVMRSKRRCVLEKKQPYSGDEWCSGPDTEEEEDKPQPATHWPLQGLSGPSSKAGPGPPPPDPSLTPGMGRGLGPGGQRSEMPRPAQQVVYVFTTSLANSAAESVMHGHSDSILLFHQQNVPRTKQLEQCAPSGKHPSLSGQLSSSSTPPMGTPKSQSGTPRPASVVGCHLQAAGSRTPSSTGHPDSEPPQTRLGGPGVSNNSSSTPSHQPGSAVAPTPCGPGPGPGGGGRGGEGKGVLPHPSAGVSPSGSPSVLSAHLQVDVGVRGGGGPGGNGGDGGLSKEQLEHRERSLQTLRDIERLLLRSGTAGGAVEPPGPNNNPNNVNNINTEGSGGGPMEDGENSGNGNNTGGNSLLLPPMGQMKRYEEPLRSIISQTQQLGGPGGMDDSPMGGPHPHSLPPHHSPGGLDMGPLLGPDGLTPEQVAWRQLQEEYYQEKRRQQEIQPNPHTHPQHFRMMQEMSMGQGGPPIMMRGPPPPYHSKPGEQQWGPAGMGPGGMGPGNPRMIDMHHEGPRGPRFLGQMQRGPPGGGGFPGSPGGVLSIEGLSPQRAPRPGMWIEDLPPNMMGGGRGPFYHGGPGGGPPQHMQGDPERLLTREDMFRIMEKRQLQGLHHLELERIAQQQQQGMGGPRMMEGPGGFPNQGMGRGPGSREDPMDFLGSREIMGSPGGGVGGGGPQMRDLVDSSLGPGGMNMNMNVNMMNQQMNQQQQMMLQKLRGGGRGGRGGGGPLGDLLSQEDIARIRAAQNGGGRGGNKVMIQGPDGPLQFPNQGPFPGGPGGGEGGYLQGPGVDMFGLPDQHGGGPHMGGTSRLSHMPMGGGGGGGGPRCADLGPHHPSDLSINVNPSMVSPAMHPPPHQLKSPSLIQEPSPLMSSPSTAGLKSPSQISSAGGSQSQQHPLPPASGAGTPSSSSMKSPQVMGPSLGLRSPSGSPGRLKSPAMVASPGWTSSPKTALPSPGGPSSGKGLGNGGSSSTETGPPRSSNSTPISQPGSMAPSMPFTSSPDNPPTQNPLSLIMSQMSKYAMPSSTPLYHDAIKTIATSDDEMMPDRPLLSGVNIGGNPGNHQGSMLLSQSSIGPHSGQLSPNPMGLNGMNPAMMGYSLSPMHPQNQIGGFPRMQHPGGPMHSPLGGMPPQFSQQNPEDVIPPQQLQHMLSKGLSHPHQRGPHPSDSFMGPDGPDLSDVIRPTHSGIPEFDLSRIIPSDKPSSTLQYFPKAEGMSGGQQGQGNHPNPHQGQPGSQGPGQGPPPPQLLKQLSAPGPHSNAPSSNPHIANLQNMMAEHQLPPHPSHCGMGRHGIGGMPQGGSRGMGGPGGGGMGGHMMHPGHLMGRTGMGMGPGHTQQQLQQQAMMANSLLHGGHPGPQPHPSMMSSQQHSLMAQQNLMLMQAKQRGMGLPGDPFGQQGGPLMSPQGPMMGPGPPHPQGGMMGPGIGPGPQGPLRQRGMSLDSPLGYGPGPGSMANMPF
- the bcl9l gene encoding B-cell CLL/lymphoma 9-like protein isoform X2, encoding MHPDNKLTNHGKQVSSDSQSQLSNVTQQQEGANKGLGAGSQSVMKTKRERSVSVDSGEQRDALEPDAKEGVMRSKRRCVLEKKQPYSGDEWCSGPDTEEEEDKPQPATHWPLQGLSGPSSKAGPGPPPPDPSLTPGMGRGLGPGGQRSEMPRPAQQVVYVFTTSLANSAAESVMHGHSDSILLFHQQNVPRTKQLEQCAPSGKHPSLSGQLSSSSTPPMGTPKSQSGTPRPASVVGCHLQAAGSRTPSSTGHPDSEPPQTRLGGPGVSNNSSSTPSHQPGSAVAPTPCGPGPGPGGGGRGGEGKGVLPHPSAGVSPSGSPSVLSAHLQVDVGVRGGGGPGGNGGDGGLSKEQLEHRERSLQTLRDIERLLLRSGTAGGAVEPPGPNNNPNNVNNINTEGSGGGPMEDGENSGNGNNTGGNSLLLPPMGQMKRYEEPLRSIISQTQQLGGPGGMDDSPMGGPHPHSLPPHHSPGGLDMGPLLGPDGLTPEQVAWRQLQEEYYQEKRRQQEIQPNPHTHPQHFRMMQEMSMGQGGPPIMMRGPPPPYHSKPGEQQWGPAGMGPGGMGPGNPRMIDMHHEGPRGPRFLGQMQRGPPGGGGFPGSPGGVLSIEGLSPQRAPRPGMWIEDLPPNMMGGGRGPFYHGGPGGGPPQHMQGDPERLLTREDMFRIMEKRQLQGLHHLELERIAQQQQQGMGGPRMMEGPGGFPNQGMGRGPGSREDPMDFLGSREIMGSPGGGVGGGGPQMRDLVDSSLGPGGMNMNMNVNMMNQQMNQQQQMMLQKLRGGGRGGRGGGGPLGDLLSQEDIARIRAAQNGGGRGGNKVMIQGPDGPLQFPNQGPFPGGPGGGEGGYLQGPGVDMFGLPDQHGGGPHMGGTSRLSHMPMGGGGGGGGPRCADLGPHHPSDLSINVNPSMVSPAMHPPPHQLKSPSLIQEPSPLMSSPSTAGLKSPSQISSAGGSQSQQHPLPPASGAGTPSSSSMKSPQVMGPSLGLRSPSGSPGRLKSPAMVASPGWTSSPKTALPSPGGPSSGKGLGNGGSSSTETGPPRSSNSTPISQPGSMAPSMPFTSSPDNPPTQNPLSLIMSQMSKYAMPSSTPLYHDAIKTIATSDDEMMPDRPLLSGVNIGGNPGNHQGSMLLSQSSIGPHSGQLSPNPMGLNGMNPAMMGYSLSPMHPQNQIGGFPRMQHPGGPMHSPLGGMPPQFSQQNPEDVIPPQQLQHMLSKGLSHPHQRGPHPSDSFMGPDGPDLSDVIRPTHSGIPEFDLSRIIPSDKPSSTLQYFPKAEGMSGGQQGQGNHPNPHQGQPGSQGPGQGPPPPQLLKQLSAPGPHSNAPSSNPHIANLQNMMAEHQLPPHPSHCGMGRHGIGGMPQGGSRGMGGPGGGGMGGHMMHPGHLMGRTGMGMGPGHTQQQLQQQAMMANSLLHGGHPGPQPHPSMMSSQQHSLMAQQNLMLMQAKQRGMGLPGDPFGQQGGPLMSPQGPMMGPGPPHPQGGMMGPGIGPGPQGPLRQRGMSLDSPLGYGPGPGSMANMPF